The Neisseria yangbaofengii genome contains a region encoding:
- a CDS encoding translocation/assembly module TamB domain-containing protein, whose protein sequence is MTTEQASTAATGTPPTDNRPPETPPKRKRLRLRVLAWLVLCALLCLFGLAGWVAGTESGLRFGLYKIPSWFGVNISSKTLQGTLIDGVRGDEWLIETKGADIKISKLTLQWVPSELTRPSLHIKKLIAGDIAIATKPAPPKEDKPSDGLPDSIDLPVTVFIDHAETGKITLGPSFDEQTVYIEKLKAAYHYDRKEHRLDLAEAKTPWSESAGAAVLGLQSPFSLNTAIYTKGELEGETIHGTTRFWGSLQDVNTQILLDGENVHLHADSIMHPFAKQLNEMVGEVHVKGININPVAFMPSLPKANLTFDAILVPSFTDGITLDGSLDLGNTQADFADNNGIPVRTALAEFTVDEQGMVKINEALFGLLQQGRLKAAGSIDTVKQQLDLAIGVENIVAADAVQQNIAGRLNGNINVKGETASPDIDWSLDSGFARTTGLLSILTDKLQGQRALKLSDVKLTPQEGGEITAGGEIQLFKNQLLKLDIVSKNFNPGKMDKQLPVGNINGNITLTGELGKQKFGGKMQFGPSMLNGVSLSGKADILYEDQHLPRALADLKLGTNVINTSGSFGKKGDRLNLNISAPDLSRFGFGLSGLLNAKGYLGGDLSGGIKTLETDLSGEARALRVGGLLNVRDLDFKLKGSPDVTKPLTAEIAGGRIVFAGETPTVIDAINLSMNGTGLNHRIRGAGNMVLDSKPYKLDLDANGGLNQDLDQWKGVVNVLDISGAFNLKLQNRMNLEAGAERVAMSPARWAAMGGVLNLQSFVWDKQTGITTKGSAQNLHMAELHNFYRPPVSHNLVLGGDWDMSYSENARGYLNIVRQGGDVILPQNNQPLGLGNLSLRTRFQNNRIDAQLDSHSRFGRVDADVGINQQFGGDLANAPLTGRVNANISDLTALRPLLPPSAQSLSGSFSGTAVLGGRVAAPSILSNLKLNTNYGNGDGTINIGQGNSLDTSPLSGRINLNVANLEVFRNFIPVGQTIKGRLIGAVNLGGSVGDPLFNGTLNGDNLYYRNQAQGLILDNGVLRSRLQGRHWLIDSLKFYRGGTVELKGRVELEDVNPDVDVDIVFDKYRTLSRPNRRLALSGKAKVLYNVQRGVSLVGGLKADFGQFGFQESSMPTLDDDVVVLGEPPKEQAATTPIFMDLDLDLNDSVRFVGEGLNVTLGGTLKLTARPGETVQGIGTVRVIKGRYKAYGQDLDITKGTISFVGPLSDPNLNIRAERRLSPVGAGVEVLGNLSNPRITLVANEAMSEKDKLSWLILNRASSGSDGDEAALSAAAGALLAGQINDRLGLVDDLGFTSRRSRNAQTGELNPAEQVLTVGKQLSQELYLGYEYGLTSADQSVKLIYQLTRSIQAIARVGSESSGGELKYTIRFDRWFKKSDKEVDSEKEKQP, encoded by the coding sequence ATGACCACAGAACAAGCATCTACCGCTGCGACGGGCACACCGCCAACCGATAACAGGCCTCCTGAAACGCCGCCTAAGCGCAAACGCCTCCGGCTGCGTGTTTTGGCATGGCTGGTGTTGTGCGCGTTGTTGTGCCTGTTCGGCTTGGCGGGGTGGGTGGCCGGCACCGAATCCGGCTTGCGTTTCGGTCTCTACAAAATTCCGTCGTGGTTCGGCGTGAACATCAGCTCAAAAACCTTGCAAGGCACCTTGATTGACGGCGTGCGCGGCGACGAATGGCTGATTGAAACCAAAGGCGCCGACATCAAAATCAGCAAGCTTACGCTGCAATGGGTGCCGTCTGAACTGACCCGCCCGAGCCTGCACATCAAAAAATTAATTGCCGGCGATATCGCCATTGCCACCAAGCCCGCCCCGCCGAAAGAAGACAAACCTTCAGACGGCCTGCCCGATAGCATCGACTTGCCGGTGACCGTGTTCATTGACCATGCCGAAACCGGCAAAATCACACTAGGCCCGAGCTTTGATGAGCAAACCGTTTACATCGAAAAACTCAAAGCCGCCTATCATTACGACCGTAAAGAGCATCGTTTGGATTTGGCCGAAGCCAAAACACCGTGGAGCGAATCGGCCGGTGCGGCGGTGTTGGGTTTGCAAAGCCCGTTTTCACTCAATACCGCGATTTACACCAAAGGCGAATTGGAAGGAGAAACCATCCACGGCACCACCCGCTTTTGGGGCAGCCTGCAAGACGTGAATACGCAAATCCTGCTCGATGGCGAGAATGTGCATCTGCACGCCGATTCCATCATGCATCCATTTGCCAAGCAGCTGAACGAGATGGTCGGCGAAGTGCATGTGAAGGGCATCAACATTAATCCGGTGGCATTTATGCCGTCGCTGCCCAAAGCCAACCTGACCTTTGATGCCATTCTCGTGCCATCGTTTACCGACGGCATTACCTTAGACGGCTCTCTGGATTTAGGCAATACTCAAGCCGATTTTGCCGACAACAACGGCATTCCCGTGCGTACCGCCTTGGCGGAATTTACTGTTGACGAGCAAGGCATGGTCAAAATCAATGAAGCACTGTTCGGCTTGCTGCAACAAGGCCGTCTGAAAGCAGCGGGCAGCATCGACACCGTCAAGCAGCAATTGGATTTGGCCATCGGCGTGGAAAACATTGTTGCCGCCGATGCGGTGCAACAAAATATTGCAGGCCGTCTGAACGGCAATATCAACGTCAAAGGCGAGACCGCATCGCCTGACATCGATTGGTCGCTCGACAGCGGTTTTGCCCGCACTACCGGCCTGCTTTCCATCCTTACCGACAAGCTGCAAGGCCAGCGCGCGCTCAAGCTTTCGGATGTGAAATTAACGCCGCAGGAAGGCGGCGAAATTACAGCCGGAGGCGAGATTCAGCTATTTAAAAATCAACTGCTTAAGCTCGATATTGTGAGTAAAAATTTCAATCCGGGCAAGATGGATAAGCAGCTTCCGGTAGGCAATATCAACGGCAATATCACGCTGACGGGAGAATTGGGCAAGCAAAAATTCGGCGGCAAAATGCAGTTTGGCCCGAGCATGCTCAACGGCGTGTCATTGAGCGGTAAGGCCGATATTCTGTATGAAGACCAACATCTGCCGCGTGCGCTGGCCGATCTCAAACTCGGCACCAACGTTATCAATACCAGCGGCAGTTTCGGCAAAAAAGGCGACCGCCTGAATCTGAATATCAGTGCGCCTGATTTGTCGCGCTTCGGTTTCGGCTTGAGCGGTTTACTCAATGCCAAAGGTTATTTGGGCGGCGATCTTTCAGGCGGCATCAAAACCTTGGAAACCGATTTGTCCGGCGAAGCACGCGCCCTGCGTGTGGGCGGTTTGCTGAATGTGCGCGATTTGGATTTCAAACTCAAAGGCTCTCCCGATGTAACCAAGCCGTTGACTGCCGAAATTGCCGGCGGCCGGATTGTGTTCGCAGGCGAAACGCCGACCGTGATTGATGCCATCAACCTGAGCATGAACGGTACCGGCCTGAACCACCGTATTCGCGGCGCCGGCAATATGGTTTTGGACAGCAAACCCTACAAGCTCGACCTTGATGCCAACGGCGGACTGAATCAAGACCTCGACCAATGGAAAGGTGTGGTGAATGTGCTCGACATCAGCGGCGCATTTAACCTTAAATTGCAAAACCGCATGAACTTGGAAGCCGGCGCCGAACGCGTGGCGATGAGTCCGGCGCGATGGGCGGCGATGGGCGGCGTGTTGAACCTGCAAAGTTTCGTGTGGGACAAGCAGACCGGCATCACCACCAAAGGCAGCGCGCAAAACCTGCACATGGCCGAACTGCATAATTTTTACCGGCCGCCTGTCAGCCATAATCTGGTGTTGGGCGGTGATTGGGATATGTCGTACAGCGAAAACGCGCGTGGTTATTTGAATATCGTGCGCCAAGGCGGCGATGTGATTCTGCCGCAAAACAACCAGCCTTTGGGCTTGGGCAACTTATCTTTGCGCACCCGTTTCCAAAACAACCGCATCGATGCGCAACTCGACAGCCACAGCCGCTTCGGCCGCGTGGATGCCGATGTCGGCATTAACCAGCAGTTCGGCGGCGATTTGGCCAATGCGCCGCTCACCGGCCGCGTGAACGCCAATATTTCAGATTTGACCGCATTACGTCCGCTCTTGCCGCCATCGGCACAAAGTTTGAGCGGCAGCTTCAGCGGCACCGCTGTGTTGGGCGGCCGGGTGGCGGCACCGAGCATTCTCTCTAATCTGAAGCTTAACACCAATTATGGCAACGGCGACGGTACCATTAATATCGGCCAAGGCAACAGCTTGGATACTTCGCCTTTGAGCGGCCGCATTAATCTGAATGTCGCCAACTTGGAAGTATTCCGCAATTTCATTCCGGTCGGCCAAACCATCAAAGGCCGTCTGATTGGTGCGGTGAATTTGGGCGGCAGCGTCGGCGATCCGCTGTTTAACGGCACGCTCAACGGCGACAATCTGTATTACCGCAATCAGGCGCAAGGTCTGATTCTGGACAACGGCGTATTGCGCTCGCGTCTGCAAGGCCGCCATTGGCTGATCGACAGCCTGAAATTCTATCGCGGCGGCACGGTCGAACTGAAAGGCCGTGTCGAATTGGAAGACGTGAATCCCGATGTCGATGTGGATATCGTGTTCGACAAATACCGCACGCTTTCCCGCCCGAACCGACGTTTAGCGTTAAGCGGCAAAGCCAAAGTGCTGTATAACGTGCAGCGCGGTGTGTCTTTGGTAGGCGGATTGAAAGCCGACTTCGGCCAATTCGGTTTCCAAGAATCGTCCATGCCGACTTTGGATGACGATGTGGTGGTGTTGGGCGAGCCGCCGAAAGAGCAAGCCGCCACCACGCCGATTTTCATGGATTTGGATTTGGACTTAAACGACAGCGTGCGCTTTGTCGGCGAAGGCTTGAACGTCACCCTGGGCGGTACATTGAAACTGACTGCCCGGCCGGGTGAAACAGTGCAGGGCATCGGTACGGTCAGGGTCATTAAAGGCCGGTATAAAGCCTATGGTCAGGATTTGGACATCACCAAAGGCACGATTTCCTTTGTCGGCCCTTTGAGCGACCCCAACCTCAATATCCGCGCCGAACGCCGCCTGTCGCCGGTTGGGGCGGGCGTAGAGGTGTTGGGCAATTTAAGCAATCCGCGCATTACCTTGGTGGCGAATGAAGCCATGAGCGAAAAAGACAAACTCTCGTGGCTGATTCTCAACCGTGCCAGCAGCGGCAGCGACGGCGACGAAGCCGCCCTTTCCGCAGCCGCCGGCGCCCTGTTAGCCGGTCAAATCAACGACCGCTTAGGCTTGGTGGACGATTTGGGCTTTACCAGCCGCCGCAGTCGCAACGCCCAAACCGGCGAACTCAATCCGGCCGAGCAGGTATTGACCGTGGGCAAACAATTGTCGCAAGAATTGTATCTTGGTTACGAATACGGCTTAACCAGCGCCGATCAGTCGGTGAAACTGATTTACCAACTGACCCGCTCTATCCAAGCGATTGCCCGCGTCGGCAGCGAATCTTCCGGCGGCGAATTGAAATACACCATTCGCTTTGACCGCTGGTTTAAAAAATCCGACAAAGAAGTAGATTCGGAAAAAGAAAAACAACCTTAA
- a CDS encoding autotransporter assembly complex protein TamA — MNKLTPPILFTTLSMACMQAFAADAFVPRADDYEPVPESERTPPSMSTETVKLDPKYPVKVETDNSEVKEMVETHLPLITQQQQEELDKEQVGFLAEEAPQNVTAMLRTKGYFNSQTSIRDDLATDGYVVNITPGPRTKIDNVSVAIIGDVLSEGDVGDYYKNAMQNWQQPVGDNFDQDRWSSSKTSVLSAVTRKKYPLAKITNSQATIDPNRNAADLEVMVESNRPIYFGDFQITGTKRYPVNVVSGMARFGPGDPYDLDKLLDFQQALEQNGHYSGASVQADFDNLSQDRVPVKVNVSEVKLHKLETGIRYDSEYGLGGRIAYDYYNLFNRGYIGSAVWDMDKYETTLAAGISQPRKSNGKYWTTNLAYNRSTTQNLEKHALTSGVWYVRDRNNIDARVGLEFIIEERKVPDTDYDLGRSHATMLTASWKRQDIETTLRPENGYYLDGKIGATLGKVLSSTMMASAHARAGYFFTPENKKIGTFIVRGQTGYVYANEDEEVPSSLLFRTGGASSIRGYELDSIGLAGPNDSVLPERAMLVGSFEYQYPVTKSFSAAVFHDVGDAALNFKKMTMKHGTGLGVRWFSPVAPFSFDVAYGHQDKKLRWHISLGTRF, encoded by the coding sequence ATGAACAAACTGACCCCGCCGATTCTCTTTACCACGCTGTCGATGGCCTGTATGCAGGCATTTGCGGCCGATGCGTTTGTGCCCCGGGCCGATGATTACGAGCCTGTGCCCGAATCGGAACGTACGCCGCCAAGTATGAGCACGGAAACGGTTAAGCTCGATCCGAAATATCCGGTCAAAGTCGAAACCGACAACAGCGAAGTCAAAGAAATGGTGGAAACCCATTTGCCGCTGATTACCCAGCAACAACAAGAAGAGCTGGATAAAGAGCAAGTCGGTTTCTTGGCGGAGGAAGCGCCGCAAAACGTAACGGCCATGTTGCGCACCAAAGGCTATTTCAACAGTCAAACCAGCATCCGCGACGATCTCGCCACCGACGGCTATGTGGTCAACATCACCCCGGGCCCGCGCACCAAAATCGACAACGTCAGCGTGGCGATTATCGGCGATGTGTTGTCTGAAGGCGATGTCGGCGATTATTACAAAAACGCCATGCAAAACTGGCAGCAGCCGGTCGGCGACAATTTCGATCAAGACCGCTGGAGCAGCAGCAAAACTTCTGTGCTCTCGGCGGTGACGCGTAAAAAATATCCGCTTGCCAAAATCACTAATTCACAGGCCACCATCGACCCTAACCGCAATGCGGCCGATTTGGAAGTGATGGTCGAGAGCAACCGGCCGATTTATTTCGGCGATTTTCAGATTACCGGCACCAAACGCTATCCGGTGAATGTCGTTTCCGGCATGGCGCGTTTTGGGCCGGGCGATCCTTACGATTTGGATAAACTGCTTGATTTTCAGCAAGCCTTGGAGCAAAACGGCCATTATTCCGGCGCTTCGGTGCAGGCGGATTTTGATAACCTGAGCCAAGACCGAGTGCCGGTGAAGGTGAATGTGAGCGAAGTGAAGCTGCATAAATTGGAAACCGGTATCCGTTACGATTCGGAATACGGTTTGGGCGGCCGCATCGCTTACGATTATTACAATTTGTTCAACCGCGGCTACATCGGTTCGGCGGTATGGGACATGGACAAATACGAAACCACTTTGGCTGCAGGTATCAGCCAGCCGCGTAAGAGCAACGGCAAATACTGGACCACCAATCTGGCCTATAACCGTTCGACCACGCAAAATCTGGAAAAACACGCCCTCACCAGCGGGGTGTGGTATGTGCGCGACCGTAATAATATTGATGCCCGCGTCGGTTTGGAATTCATCATTGAAGAGCGCAAAGTACCCGACACCGATTATGATTTAGGCCGCAGCCACGCCACCATGCTCACCGCCTCATGGAAGCGCCAAGACATTGAAACCACGCTGCGCCCTGAAAACGGTTACTATCTTGACGGCAAAATCGGCGCGACTTTAGGCAAAGTGCTGTCATCCACCATGATGGCGAGCGCTCATGCCCGAGCCGGCTATTTCTTCACGCCGGAAAACAAAAAAATCGGCACCTTCATCGTGCGCGGCCAAACCGGCTATGTATATGCCAACGAAGATGAAGAAGTGCCTTCAAGCTTATTGTTCCGTACCGGTGGTGCATCGTCGATTCGCGGTTATGAGCTCGACAGTATCGGTTTGGCCGGCCCGAACGACTCGGTATTGCCGGAGCGCGCGATGTTGGTCGGCAGCTTTGAATACCAATATCCGGTAACTAAAAGTTTCTCTGCCGCAGTTTTCCATGATGTCGGTGATGCGGCACTAAACTTCAAAAAAATGACCATGAAACACGGTACCGGCTTGGGTGTGCGCTGGTTTAGCCCGGTGGCACCGTTTTCATTCGACGTGGCTTACGGCCATCAGGACAAAAAACTTCGCTGGCACATCAGCTTAGGCACGCGTTTTTAA
- a CDS encoding tellurite resistance TerB family protein, with translation MNLNSLLNLVLNSVQKNHTPAAGANNGSLLGSLGGSAVAASLVSMLLKKKNTGPLAKVGSLAALGMLAYQAYQGWQKNNPTKPAPLKSDFEPNESKAEEQSRVLLRTMIAAAASDGLIDENEKQLISNESGDDPATLRWLAAEYANPAGIADIAQAVGNDRALASGAYLAARVVCDGMSRKEIVFLAQLAEALNLDEELVEKLEQQLGL, from the coding sequence ATGAACTTAAACAGCTTATTGAATTTGGTTTTGAACAGCGTTCAGAAAAATCACACACCTGCCGCAGGTGCCAACAACGGCAGTTTGCTCGGTTCATTGGGCGGCAGTGCCGTGGCGGCCAGCTTGGTGTCGATGTTGTTGAAAAAGAAAAACACCGGCCCGCTGGCCAAAGTAGGCTCATTGGCCGCGCTGGGCATGTTGGCCTACCAAGCCTACCAAGGCTGGCAGAAAAACAATCCGACCAAGCCTGCGCCGCTGAAAAGTGATTTCGAGCCGAATGAAAGCAAAGCCGAAGAGCAAAGCCGCGTGTTATTGCGCACCATGATTGCCGCCGCCGCTTCAGACGGCCTGATTGATGAAAACGAGAAACAGCTCATCAGCAACGAGAGCGGCGACGATCCGGCCACTTTGCGTTGGTTAGCTGCCGAATACGCCAATCCGGCCGGTATCGCCGACATCGCCCAAGCCGTCGGCAACGACCGCGCTTTGGCTTCCGGCGCCTACCTTGCCGCACGGGTGGTGTGTGACGGAATGTCGCGCAAAGAAATCGTGTTCCTCGCCCAACTGGCCGAAGCACTGAATCTGGACGAAGAATTGGTGGAAAAACTGGAACAGCAGTTGGGTTTGTAA
- a CDS encoding tannase/feruloyl esterase family alpha/beta hydrolase — MNPKLAFALSAVFAATACSSPNQPDSANNPPAAEQCFALKQAQIENTRITKAEWSNDGLVGADRMSSLTGGSATDRQAGAHCVVEGEIGARTGADGKPYGTKFQMRLPQNWNRKFLFQGGGGVDGFVAPALGSIPVRTSTAMPALTRGYAVVSMDGGHPMPTPDFGADPQARLDFAYQSTGKVTQVAKQLIRKLYQSAPQHSYFMGCSNGGREAMIAAQRYPTEFDGVIAANPGFRLSRAAVAEVWDTQQLMKIAPKNSDGHKILANALTQADLDKVSQAVLNRCDAKDGLKDGVINAWESCGFRPEMAGLSPAKTAALKAVFDGAKNSKGEQIYSGWFYDSGINGEDWRRWKLGTSQTAEPNARNVTLGYGSLKWYFMTPPVPDFDLSRFDFDTDTPKTYATGKINDATDTDMSAFRQNGGKFIIVTGISDPVFSAKDQRDWFAAMQRDTPNAENFSRMFMVPGMNHCGGGKAFDDFDPLTALENWHDKGQAPELMLAKGKSFPGRSMPLCAYPKIAVYKGGDEKRAESFVCE; from the coding sequence ATGAACCCGAAACTTGCTTTTGCACTCTCCGCTGTCTTTGCAGCCACCGCCTGCAGCAGCCCGAATCAACCTGACAGTGCGAACAATCCGCCTGCGGCCGAACAATGCTTTGCCTTAAAACAAGCGCAGATTGAAAACACTCGAATCACCAAGGCAGAATGGTCAAACGATGGATTGGTGGGCGCTGACCGCATGTCATCACTGACCGGAGGCTCGGCCACCGATAGGCAGGCAGGGGCGCATTGTGTGGTGGAGGGCGAAATTGGCGCACGCACGGGTGCGGACGGCAAACCTTACGGCACCAAGTTCCAAATGCGTTTGCCGCAAAACTGGAACCGCAAGTTTCTGTTCCAAGGCGGTGGCGGGGTGGACGGTTTTGTCGCGCCGGCTTTGGGCAGCATTCCGGTGCGCACGTCAACCGCCATGCCTGCTTTGACGCGCGGCTATGCCGTGGTCAGTATGGACGGCGGCCACCCGATGCCGACACCTGATTTCGGTGCCGACCCGCAGGCGCGTTTGGATTTTGCCTATCAATCGACCGGCAAAGTGACGCAAGTGGCCAAGCAGTTGATTCGGAAACTCTACCAAAGCGCACCGCAACACAGCTATTTTATGGGCTGTTCCAACGGCGGCCGAGAAGCGATGATTGCGGCGCAACGCTACCCGACCGAGTTTGACGGCGTGATTGCCGCCAATCCGGGTTTCCGTTTGTCGCGCGCGGCGGTGGCCGAAGTGTGGGACACGCAACAATTGATGAAAATCGCACCGAAAAATTCAGACGGCCACAAAATCTTGGCCAACGCCCTCACCCAAGCCGATTTGGATAAAGTCAGCCAAGCAGTATTGAACCGCTGCGATGCCAAAGACGGCTTGAAAGACGGCGTGATTAACGCGTGGGAAAGTTGCGGCTTCCGCCCTGAAATGGCCGGACTGAGCCCTGCCAAAACCGCCGCACTCAAAGCCGTGTTTGACGGTGCGAAAAACAGCAAGGGCGAGCAGATTTACAGCGGCTGGTTTTACGATTCGGGCATCAACGGCGAAGACTGGCGCCGCTGGAAATTGGGCACATCGCAAACCGCCGAACCGAATGCCCGCAATGTTACGCTTGGCTACGGTTCGCTAAAATGGTATTTCATGACGCCGCCTGTGCCTGATTTTGATTTGAGCCGTTTCGATTTCGACACCGATACGCCGAAAACCTACGCCACCGGCAAAATCAACGATGCTACGGATACCGACATGAGTGCATTCCGGCAAAACGGCGGCAAGTTCATCATCGTAACCGGTATTTCCGATCCGGTGTTTTCCGCCAAAGACCAACGTGATTGGTTTGCCGCCATGCAGCGCGATACGCCGAATGCAGAAAACTTCAGCCGCATGTTTATGGTGCCGGGCATGAACCATTGCGGCGGCGGCAAAGCGTTTGATGATTTCGACCCGCTTACCGCCTTGGAAAACTGGCACGACAAAGGCCAAGCGCCGGAATTGATGCTCGCGAAAGGCAAATCCTTCCCCGGCCGCAGCATGCCGCTGTGTGCTTATCCGAAAATTGCTGTGTACAAAGGCGGCGATGAGAAGAGGGCGGAAAGTTTTGTGTGTGAATAG
- a CDS encoding homocysteine S-methyltransferase family protein — translation MKPIILDGGMGRELHRRGAPFRQPEWSALALTEAPDIVRETHADYIRAGAQVITANSYAVVPFHIGGQRFAQEAESLAATAGKLAREAAGQSGKPVKVAASLPPLFGSYRPDLFDAAAAPELARPLINGLEAYTDIWLAETQSSIAEAAFWKTRLPDDGKPFWVSFTLEDTHEHDEPVLRSGEPVAEAARAVAALGAQALLFNCSRPEVMLAAVECAKLALEKQDKSLKIGVYANAFEPAEDGMNAANEGLDEIRSDTTPSNYLRWAQEWVAAGADIIGGCCGIGPEHIRVLAEKL, via the coding sequence ATGAAACCCATTATTTTAGACGGCGGCATGGGGCGCGAGCTGCACCGCCGCGGCGCACCGTTCCGCCAACCCGAATGGTCGGCGTTGGCCTTGACCGAAGCCCCCGATATTGTGCGTGAAACCCATGCCGACTATATCCGCGCCGGAGCCCAAGTGATTACCGCCAACAGCTATGCTGTGGTGCCGTTTCATATCGGCGGACAACGCTTTGCCCAAGAAGCCGAAAGCTTGGCCGCTACCGCCGGTAAACTTGCCCGCGAAGCCGCCGGCCAAAGCGGCAAGCCGGTGAAAGTAGCCGCCTCGTTGCCGCCGTTGTTTGGCTCATACCGCCCTGATTTATTTGATGCCGCTGCTGCGCCTGAATTGGCGCGCCCGTTAATCAACGGCTTGGAAGCCTATACCGATATTTGGTTGGCAGAAACGCAAAGCAGCATTGCCGAAGCCGCATTTTGGAAGACCCGCCTGCCGGACGACGGCAAACCGTTTTGGGTGTCGTTTACCTTGGAAGACACGCACGAACACGATGAGCCGGTATTGCGTTCGGGTGAGCCGGTGGCGGAAGCAGCGCGGGCAGTAGCGGCCTTGGGTGCGCAGGCATTGCTGTTTAATTGCAGCCGTCCGGAAGTAATGCTGGCGGCGGTGGAATGCGCTAAATTAGCGTTGGAAAAGCAAGATAAGTCATTGAAAATAGGCGTATATGCCAACGCCTTCGAACCGGCAGAAGACGGAATGAATGCCGCCAACGAGGGCTTGGACGAAATTCGTTCCGACACCACACCGTCGAACTATTTGCGTTGGGCGCAAGAATGGGTGGCGGCCGGTGCCGACATTATCGGCGGCTGCTGCGGCATTGGTCCTGAGCATATTCGGGTGTTGGCCGAAAAATTATAA
- a CDS encoding basic amino acid/polyamine antiporter has protein sequence MSSKSTIGLTALTALVISSMIGSGIFSLPQNMASVAGSKALLIGWLITGVGIIFLGMSFAVLARLRPDLDGGIYTYAREGFGGMIGFFSAWGYWLCTTVGIVGYLVVAFEAVGTFTDTPDFVLFGKGNTFWAFLGESAAAWLIYWLVARGIKEAAGVNLAATFVKVFPLILFIGLAAYFFKSDVFMADWTGAGLATPENPDTGIMNQVKNTMLITLWVFTGIEGAAVLSKHAKSRADVGKATVLGVVSVLLMYVAITVLAQGILPRAQIAAMANPSMAGVLAHMVGQWGKVLISVCLIVSVLSSYLSWTLYATEIPHLGAKNGAFPPSFVKLNQNSVAHGSLLFTTLTVQLCLFLVWQTGNSYETLLLVSTSMILIPYFLIGAFLLKLAFAQNLSLGIKITGLIATVYALWIVYAAGTEYLLFSVLLYLPGVLLYLYSQYKHHGRLKLKGFEKAILLVLAVLAVPAVQQLVAGLSA, from the coding sequence ATGTCTTCCAAATCCACAATCGGGCTGACCGCGCTCACGGCGTTGGTGATCAGCTCCATGATCGGATCGGGCATTTTCAGCCTGCCGCAAAACATGGCCTCGGTAGCCGGATCGAAAGCCCTGCTTATCGGCTGGCTGATTACCGGTGTCGGGATTATTTTCTTGGGCATGTCGTTTGCGGTGTTGGCCCGTTTGCGTCCCGACCTTGACGGCGGTATCTACACTTATGCGCGCGAAGGCTTCGGCGGCATGATCGGTTTCTTCTCGGCTTGGGGTTATTGGTTGTGCACCACGGTGGGTATTGTCGGTTATCTGGTGGTGGCGTTTGAAGCGGTCGGCACGTTTACCGATACACCGGATTTTGTGCTGTTCGGCAAGGGCAATACCTTTTGGGCATTTCTCGGCGAATCGGCGGCGGCATGGCTGATTTATTGGCTGGTGGCGCGCGGTATCAAAGAAGCAGCAGGCGTGAACTTGGCGGCGACGTTTGTGAAAGTGTTTCCGTTGATTCTGTTTATCGGCTTGGCCGCTTATTTCTTCAAAAGCGATGTGTTTATGGCCGATTGGACGGGTGCGGGTTTGGCCACGCCGGAAAATCCCGATACCGGCATCATGAACCAAGTGAAAAACACCATGCTGATTACGTTGTGGGTATTTACCGGCATTGAGGGCGCGGCGGTGTTGTCGAAACACGCGAAAAGCCGTGCCGATGTCGGCAAAGCGACCGTGTTGGGCGTGGTGTCGGTATTGCTGATGTATGTGGCGATTACCGTATTGGCGCAGGGCATTTTGCCGCGTGCGCAGATTGCCGCGATGGCCAACCCTTCGATGGCGGGCGTGTTGGCGCACATGGTCGGGCAATGGGGCAAAGTGTTGATCAGCGTGTGTTTGATTGTGTCGGTGTTGTCGTCGTATTTGAGTTGGACGCTGTATGCCACAGAAATCCCGCACTTGGGCGCGAAAAACGGCGCATTTCCGCCGTCGTTTGTGAAGTTGAACCAAAACAGTGTGGCGCACGGCTCGTTATTGTTTACCACGCTGACGGTGCAATTGTGCCTGTTTTTGGTTTGGCAGACCGGCAACAGCTATGAAACGCTGCTGCTGGTTTCCACCTCGATGATTCTGATTCCGTATTTCCTCATCGGCGCGTTTTTGCTGAAACTCGCGTTCGCGCAAAATTTAAGCTTAGGCATCAAAATCACCGGCCTGATTGCTACCGTGTATGCACTGTGGATTGTGTATGCGGCGGGTACGGAATATCTGCTGTTTTCCGTGTTGCTGTATCTGCCGGGTGTGCTGCTGTATCTTTATTCGCAATACAAGCATCATGGCCGTCTGAAACTCAAGGGCTTTGAAAAAGCGATTCTGCTGGTGTTGGCGGTATTGGCCGTGCCGGCGGTGCAGCAATTGGTAGCCGGCCTGTCGGCTTAA